In Paenibacillus sp. BIC5C1, a genomic segment contains:
- a CDS encoding class I SAM-dependent methyltransferase: MSNDQIKGQVRKQFAKNAEKYVTSVGHAKGDDLALLVASSQASSDMKVLDIATGGGHVANALAPLVERVIALDLTDEMLQVAERFIRGNGHENVDFVAGDAEHVPFEDDFFDLVTCRIAAHHFPDVQSFVSEALRVMKPGGRLLLIDNVAPERDENDQFYNEIEKWRDGSHVRAWRKTEWIRMLELAGFRMETMVSFEKHFTFEDWCIRAGLPETQSKELEASMLSAPSVIKKYFNFEVTQSGRLDSFKGESVYIQALKAR, encoded by the coding sequence ATGTCTAATGATCAGATTAAAGGACAGGTGCGCAAACAATTTGCTAAAAATGCAGAGAAATATGTGACTAGTGTCGGTCATGCCAAAGGTGATGATCTGGCACTGCTTGTGGCTTCATCTCAAGCGAGCTCGGATATGAAGGTGCTGGATATTGCCACTGGAGGAGGACATGTTGCCAATGCATTAGCTCCGCTTGTGGAGCGGGTTATCGCATTGGATCTAACGGATGAGATGTTACAAGTGGCTGAACGCTTTATCCGGGGAAACGGGCACGAGAATGTGGATTTTGTTGCAGGAGATGCTGAACACGTCCCTTTTGAGGATGATTTCTTTGACCTTGTAACCTGTCGCATTGCTGCACACCATTTTCCGGACGTGCAATCCTTTGTATCAGAGGCGCTTCGGGTAATGAAACCTGGTGGCAGATTGTTATTAATTGATAATGTGGCACCTGAACGTGATGAGAACGACCAATTTTACAATGAAATCGAGAAGTGGCGTGATGGAAGTCATGTTCGGGCATGGCGTAAGACGGAATGGATTCGGATGTTGGAGCTTGCCGGATTTCGAATGGAAACGATGGTTTCCTTTGAGAAACACTTTACATTTGAAGACTGGTGCATCAGGGCTGGACTTCCGGAGACGCAGAGTAAAGAGCTTGAAGCAAGCATGCTGAGCGCGCCATCTGTAATTAAGAAGTATTTCAATTTTGAAGTGACGCAGTCTGGCAGACTCGACAGCTTCAAAGGAGAAAGTGTATACATTCAGGCGTTAAAAGCGAGATAA
- a CDS encoding oxalate decarboxylase family bicupin: MKNENNNGKPLIIPQPIRKDGAGGPDLGPRDVMRDLQNPDMLVPPVTDNGLLPNLRMSFSDTHMQLNHGGWSREITVRDLPIATTLAGVNMSLTPGGVRELHWHQQSEWAYMIWGTARITSVDQQGRNFIADVGPGDLWFFPKGLPHSIQGLADGCEFLLVFDDGSFSDLNTLSISDWFAHTPPEVLSVNFGIPESAFQSMPTEQVYIFQDQVPGSLASQEVQSPYGTVPLSFKHRLLAQKPIITPGGSVRIVDSTNFPISTTVAAALVEIKPGGMRELHWHPNADEWQYYLTGQGRMTVFGGNGIARTFDYRAGDVGYVPVAMGHYIQNTGTDTLWFLEMFRSDRFEDISLNQWMALTPEELVRDNLNASPELLHALRKEKWPVV, encoded by the coding sequence ATGAAAAATGAAAACAACAATGGCAAGCCATTAATTATACCGCAGCCAATACGAAAAGACGGCGCCGGAGGACCCGATCTGGGACCTCGGGATGTGATGAGAGATTTACAAAATCCGGATATGCTGGTGCCACCGGTAACCGACAACGGCTTATTACCCAACCTGAGAATGTCTTTTTCCGATACACACATGCAGTTGAACCATGGCGGTTGGTCCCGGGAAATTACGGTACGGGATCTGCCCATCGCCACGACACTGGCTGGGGTGAATATGAGCCTTACCCCTGGAGGTGTACGGGAGTTGCACTGGCATCAGCAATCGGAGTGGGCGTACATGATCTGGGGTACGGCACGAATTACGTCCGTGGATCAGCAAGGTCGTAATTTTATTGCAGATGTGGGACCGGGAGATCTGTGGTTTTTCCCAAAAGGTCTGCCCCATTCCATCCAGGGCTTAGCTGATGGGTGTGAGTTTTTGCTTGTATTTGATGATGGGTCCTTCTCCGATCTGAATACATTATCCATCTCGGATTGGTTTGCTCATACGCCACCAGAGGTGTTATCCGTCAATTTTGGCATACCCGAATCTGCATTCCAATCCATGCCAACAGAACAGGTTTACATTTTTCAGGATCAGGTCCCGGGTTCCCTCGCTAGCCAGGAAGTGCAATCTCCGTATGGTACAGTGCCCCTCTCCTTCAAGCATCGGCTGTTAGCCCAGAAACCGATCATCACACCGGGAGGCAGTGTACGTATTGTGGACTCCACCAACTTTCCGATCTCCACAACCGTTGCCGCAGCACTCGTGGAAATTAAGCCTGGAGGTATGCGCGAGCTTCACTGGCATCCCAATGCGGATGAATGGCAATACTATTTGACAGGGCAAGGAAGGATGACGGTTTTTGGAGGGAATGGCATCGCACGTACATTCGACTATCGGGCTGGAGATGTTGGATACGTACCTGTAGCTATGGGGCATTATATTCAAAATACGGGCACCGACACGTTATGGTTTTTGGAGATGTTTAGAAGTGATCGCTTTGAGGATATCTCCCTAAATCAATGGATGGCATTAACCCCGGAAGAGCTTGTTCGTGACAACTTGAACGCTTCCCCTGAACTACTTCATGCATTGCGTAAAGAAAAGTGGCCTGTTGTTTAA
- the pfkB gene encoding 1-phosphofructokinase codes for MIYTVTLNPSIDYIVEVDDLKLGHLNRMNRDLKLPGGKGINVSRVLNQLGAENTALGFLGGFTGRFINDKLQEDKILTDFVTIADDTRINIKLKHGDETEINGLGPAIRPEEAAELLNKLSALQKGDIVILSGSVPPSLGADFYDRLINVCKQTSADFVIDTTGPALMDALVHEPLLVKPNHHELAELFEVTIDTQEELVTYGRKLLEAGAKHVLISMAGEGALLITKTDVYHASVPKGVVKNSVGAGDSMIGGFVGTFGLNEDLLEAFRTGVASGSATAFSDDLATRELIEELRTQVTITKI; via the coding sequence ATGATATATACCGTAACACTTAATCCTTCCATTGATTACATCGTGGAAGTGGATGATCTGAAGCTTGGTCATTTGAATCGTATGAATCGGGACCTGAAACTTCCTGGAGGCAAAGGCATTAACGTATCGCGAGTCCTTAATCAACTGGGAGCCGAAAACACCGCTCTTGGATTTCTGGGAGGGTTCACAGGCCGTTTCATTAATGACAAATTGCAGGAAGACAAGATCCTGACGGATTTCGTTACCATCGCAGATGATACTCGGATTAACATCAAGCTGAAGCATGGAGACGAGACAGAGATTAACGGATTGGGACCAGCCATTCGACCAGAGGAAGCAGCGGAGTTGCTTAACAAGCTATCCGCACTGCAAAAAGGAGATATCGTCATTCTTTCGGGAAGTGTACCACCTTCGCTGGGAGCCGATTTCTACGATCGTCTGATCAACGTATGCAAACAAACGAGTGCCGATTTTGTAATCGATACGACAGGCCCCGCTTTAATGGATGCTTTGGTACATGAACCGCTGCTGGTGAAGCCGAACCATCACGAACTGGCTGAACTTTTCGAAGTAACGATTGACACTCAAGAGGAACTGGTGACGTATGGTCGCAAGCTTTTGGAGGCAGGTGCCAAACATGTGTTGATCTCCATGGCAGGAGAAGGAGCGCTGTTGATTACCAAAACAGATGTCTACCATGCGAGTGTGCCAAAGGGCGTCGTGAAGAACTCGGTTGGTGCTGGAGATTCCATGATCGGTGGATTCGTAGGGACATTTGGATTGAACGAAGACCTGCTTGAAGCGTTCCGAACTGGGGTCGCTTCGGGTAGTGCAACGGCTTTTTCGGATGACTTGGCAACACGGGAACTCATTGAAGAGCTACGTACTCAAGTTACGATAACCAAAATATAG
- a CDS encoding G1 family glutamic endopeptidase: protein MANHRNKRRKPCIPHTGKTNSALCFGWISSNWSGYAIAGDKAEFRRISAEWNVPFVLPSSKSSYSSAWIGIDGYENSNLIQTGTGHDWVNGQASYYAWWEILPDVETVIPFPVSPGDRIRAAIYKINRTRWCITLHNLTQNWTFRTVQQYTGKQTSAEWIVEAPSVGNSISRMAKITPVSFKCCRLNGRPPCFIAKEKGIMIQQKQVVSIPGVPGSRGDSFVVKRNG from the coding sequence ATGGCTAATCATCGAAACAAACGTCGAAAACCCTGTATTCCTCATACAGGCAAAACAAATTCTGCATTATGCTTTGGGTGGATTTCCTCCAACTGGAGCGGCTATGCAATAGCAGGTGACAAAGCTGAATTCAGACGTATCTCGGCTGAATGGAATGTGCCCTTTGTTTTACCATCGTCCAAGTCCTCATATTCATCAGCCTGGATCGGAATTGATGGATACGAGAATTCCAATCTCATTCAGACTGGAACAGGCCATGATTGGGTTAACGGCCAAGCTAGTTATTATGCCTGGTGGGAAATTCTGCCGGACGTTGAAACGGTTATCCCTTTTCCTGTATCACCAGGAGATCGAATCAGAGCGGCCATTTACAAAATCAATCGAACTCGCTGGTGTATCACACTCCATAATCTGACCCAAAATTGGACTTTTCGCACCGTTCAGCAATATACAGGGAAGCAAACATCTGCGGAATGGATTGTAGAAGCTCCATCCGTAGGAAACTCCATCTCCCGAATGGCAAAGATCACTCCTGTCAGCTTCAAGTGTTGTCGTCTGAACGGTAGGCCCCCCTGCTTCATCGCCAAAGAGAAAGGCATCATGATTCAACAAAAACAGGTTGTTTCCATTCCAGGAGTACCGGGATCACGCGGAGACTCTTTCGTCGTGAAACGAAACGGCTGA
- a CDS encoding NAD(P)/FAD-dependent oxidoreductase: protein MSLETLNQRVQDDLAYLAYGGADWIHPREHDKDHIYDVVIVGGGQSGLGAAFGFLRERISNILVIDENAAGLEGPWETYARMVTLRTPKHLTSIDLGIPSLTFRAWWEAQVGPSGWDEVDKIPRSEWMNYLRWYREVLNLPVVNEVKLRLIEPADGGLHRLHITGVGAPSNMLLARKVVLATGIQGGGEWHVPPLISEKIPRHLYAHTSELIDFERLQGKRIAILGGGASAFDNANFALATGVAEAHVFVRREQLPSVNPIRQMEQSGMIERFHVLSDEDKYATISHFFKYNQPPTNDTFNRAAAWPGFQLHLHAPWLNVEMKDGRAVVTTQLGQKSFDFLVISTGMVSDPALRPELRMVEAHIARWADRFQAPTEQRNALLDAHPYLSPGFAMTSRDEEGEDKLRGLFVFNYSALASCGLSASAISGTKNAVPKLVSAVADQLFLDDREQILEQFFKYNEQEFTASWVKSEVGI, encoded by the coding sequence ATGAGCCTTGAAACATTAAACCAACGAGTACAAGATGATTTGGCTTATCTCGCATATGGAGGTGCGGATTGGATTCATCCGCGGGAACATGACAAAGACCATATCTATGATGTCGTTATTGTAGGTGGTGGGCAGAGCGGCTTGGGGGCTGCTTTTGGATTCCTGCGTGAGCGGATATCCAACATTCTGGTCATTGATGAAAATGCCGCAGGGTTGGAGGGACCTTGGGAGACATACGCGCGTATGGTTACGTTACGTACACCAAAACATCTGACTTCCATTGATCTCGGTATTCCTTCGCTGACGTTTCGAGCATGGTGGGAGGCGCAAGTGGGTCCTTCGGGATGGGATGAGGTTGATAAAATTCCGCGCAGCGAATGGATGAACTATCTGCGTTGGTACAGGGAGGTGCTTAATCTACCTGTCGTGAATGAAGTGAAACTGAGACTGATTGAACCTGCAGATGGAGGTTTACACCGGTTGCACATTACAGGTGTAGGGGCTCCAAGTAATATGTTGCTGGCACGAAAGGTTGTCTTGGCTACGGGTATCCAGGGTGGTGGGGAGTGGCATGTACCACCTCTGATCTCTGAGAAAATACCTAGACATCTGTACGCTCACACGTCGGAGCTAATTGATTTTGAACGGTTACAAGGAAAAAGGATTGCCATACTTGGCGGAGGGGCGTCTGCTTTTGATAATGCCAACTTTGCACTAGCCACAGGCGTGGCTGAGGCTCACGTATTTGTGCGGCGGGAACAATTGCCGAGTGTTAACCCGATTCGTCAGATGGAGCAATCCGGTATGATCGAACGGTTTCACGTATTATCGGACGAGGATAAGTATGCGACCATTTCCCACTTTTTCAAATACAACCAGCCCCCAACCAATGATACCTTCAACCGGGCTGCTGCATGGCCAGGCTTCCAATTACATCTTCATGCGCCTTGGCTGAATGTAGAGATGAAGGATGGGAGAGCGGTAGTGACTACGCAACTGGGTCAGAAATCCTTTGATTTTCTGGTCATAAGTACGGGGATGGTGAGTGATCCGGCACTGCGTCCCGAGCTCCGAATGGTGGAGGCACACATCGCACGCTGGGCAGACCGCTTTCAAGCTCCGACGGAACAAAGGAATGCACTGCTTGACGCACATCCTTACCTTAGTCCTGGGTTTGCAATGACCAGCAGGGATGAGGAGGGGGAAGATAAGCTGCGAGGCTTGTTTGTTTTTAACTACTCTGCACTTGCAAGCTGCGGCCTTTCTGCCTCAGCAATATCGGGCACAAAGAATGCTGTGCCAAAGCTGGTTTCAGCTGTAGCTGACCAGCTTTTCCTGGATGATCGGGAACAGATCCTAGAGCAATTTTTTAAGTATAACGAACAGGAATTTACCGCAAGTTGGGTGAAAAGTGAAGTTGGAATCTGA
- a CDS encoding DeoR/GlpR family DNA-binding transcription regulator codes for MLTEERYAAIIERLQERGIVKLQELVDVLGASESTIRRDLIDLESRQMLKRIHGGAALVNEKTPEPGMEEKTFKNIQQKTAIARLAAQEINNGECIYLDAGTTTLAMIPYIEAKDVTVVTNGLSHVEALVSKRIRSYLLGGMMKIHTKAVIGSIALQNMDNFRFDKCFIGTNGVDAEMGYTTPDPEEALIKRRAHQLSGKSYVLADSSKIGEITFAKLFDLEEADLITEHMPEHWRSVIAQKTKIIEG; via the coding sequence ATGCTAACTGAAGAACGATATGCTGCAATAATAGAGCGCTTACAAGAAAGAGGAATTGTGAAACTGCAAGAGCTCGTAGATGTGCTGGGTGCTTCTGAGTCAACGATAAGACGCGATTTGATTGATCTGGAGAGCCGTCAGATGCTGAAACGCATACATGGTGGTGCTGCTCTAGTGAATGAAAAAACGCCAGAACCAGGTATGGAAGAAAAAACGTTCAAAAACATTCAACAAAAAACGGCGATTGCTCGTTTAGCTGCGCAGGAGATCAACAATGGTGAATGTATCTATCTGGATGCGGGGACGACAACATTAGCCATGATTCCCTATATTGAAGCTAAGGACGTTACGGTAGTGACGAACGGACTTTCTCATGTAGAAGCGCTGGTAAGTAAACGAATACGCAGCTATCTGCTAGGCGGGATGATGAAAATTCACACCAAAGCCGTGATTGGCAGTATCGCATTACAGAATATGGACAACTTCCGTTTTGATAAATGTTTTATTGGAACCAACGGAGTGGACGCCGAAATGGGGTATACAACTCCTGATCCGGAGGAAGCCTTGATTAAAAGGCGTGCACATCAATTGTCCGGTAAATCTTACGTGCTGGCTGATTCCAGCAAAATTGGGGAAATTACTTTTGCCAAACTGTTTGACCTTGAGGAGGCAGACTTGATCACAGAACATATGCCGGAACACTGGCGCTCTGTAATCGCCCAGAAAACTAAAATAATTGAGGGATAG
- a CDS encoding PTS fructose transporter subunit IIABC, producing MRITDLMIQETMIMDLQAATKEEAIDELIASLNRSGRINDPVLFKEMIYKREAESSTGIGGGIAMPHAKTTAVNEPTVVFAKSRKGIDFEALDDEPAHIFFMIAAPEGAANTHLRTLAALSRLLIDSDFISQLMSTDTPEEVTALFDAKQAEEAEKKAAKEKVEAEKAANAVNGTNAVSSSGSANGQKQNTSGLIVGDAASEDFVVAVTACPTGIAHTFMAEDALKKKAQEMGVNIRVETNGSEGAQNVLTADEIARAKGVIIAADKNVEMARFDGKPVLQRPVSDGIRKSEELIRKAVNGDAPIYRSQGGNGGKSEGESQGKVSVGSKIYKDLMNGISHMLPFVVGGGILLAISFLFEQIASPENPIVQLLQTIGGGTGAFHFLIPVLAGFIAMSIGDRPALMPGMVGGLMAVNSNAGFLGGLAAGFLAGYVVIGLRKLFKGLPKAIDGLKPILLYPVFGLLIVGAISFYVFDPIFGSLNTWLVDALGNLGTGNAVLLGLLLGGMMSIDMGGPFNKAAYTFAIGVFTSSGNTDGAWMAAVMAGGMVPPLAIALATTFFKSKFTEQERKSGLTNYVLGFSFITEGAIPFAAADPLRVLTSCILGSAVAGGLTQLWSINVPAPHGGIFVAALANHALLFLLAVAIGAVISGLILGLWKKSPTVVK from the coding sequence ATGAGAATAACAGACCTGATGATCCAGGAAACGATGATCATGGACCTGCAAGCCGCAACGAAAGAAGAGGCTATTGATGAACTCATTGCAAGTTTAAACCGTAGCGGACGTATTAATGATCCGGTTCTGTTTAAGGAAATGATATATAAACGTGAAGCGGAATCCAGCACTGGGATCGGTGGCGGTATTGCCATGCCTCATGCCAAGACAACAGCAGTTAATGAACCAACGGTTGTATTCGCCAAGAGTCGAAAAGGAATTGATTTTGAAGCGCTTGATGATGAACCGGCCCATATATTCTTCATGATTGCAGCTCCAGAAGGGGCAGCAAATACACATCTTCGTACGCTTGCGGCTCTTTCCAGGTTGTTGATTGATAGCGATTTCATCTCGCAGCTAATGAGCACAGACACTCCTGAAGAAGTGACTGCATTATTCGATGCCAAACAGGCAGAGGAAGCAGAGAAAAAAGCTGCCAAAGAAAAAGTCGAAGCGGAAAAAGCAGCAAATGCCGTAAATGGAACAAATGCTGTATCTAGCTCAGGCAGTGCCAACGGGCAGAAGCAGAATACATCAGGCCTTATTGTTGGCGATGCGGCATCTGAAGATTTTGTCGTTGCAGTAACCGCTTGCCCAACAGGCATTGCTCACACGTTCATGGCTGAAGACGCTCTCAAAAAGAAAGCACAGGAAATGGGCGTCAATATTCGTGTCGAAACCAACGGTTCAGAAGGAGCGCAGAACGTACTGACAGCTGATGAAATCGCTCGTGCCAAAGGGGTCATCATTGCGGCGGATAAAAATGTGGAAATGGCCCGCTTTGATGGCAAACCGGTATTGCAAAGACCCGTAAGCGATGGCATTCGCAAATCTGAAGAACTGATTCGCAAAGCAGTTAACGGAGACGCTCCGATCTACCGAAGCCAAGGCGGTAACGGTGGCAAAAGTGAAGGTGAAAGCCAAGGCAAAGTGAGCGTGGGCAGCAAGATTTATAAAGATTTGATGAACGGTATCTCGCATATGCTCCCATTTGTCGTGGGTGGTGGCATTTTGCTCGCCATATCCTTCTTGTTTGAACAAATTGCGAGTCCTGAAAATCCGATTGTGCAACTGCTGCAAACCATTGGTGGCGGGACTGGTGCGTTCCACTTCCTGATTCCTGTTCTAGCCGGATTTATTGCGATGAGTATTGGTGATCGTCCGGCCCTGATGCCTGGTATGGTCGGTGGATTGATGGCTGTGAATTCAAACGCCGGTTTCCTTGGTGGTCTGGCTGCCGGTTTCCTGGCAGGTTACGTCGTAATTGGTCTGCGCAAACTGTTTAAAGGACTGCCTAAAGCGATTGATGGTTTGAAACCGATCCTGTTGTATCCTGTATTCGGACTGCTTATCGTTGGTGCAATAAGTTTCTATGTCTTCGATCCAATCTTTGGTTCCCTTAACACATGGCTTGTAGATGCACTTGGTAATCTGGGTACCGGTAATGCAGTATTGCTGGGCTTGCTGCTTGGTGGCATGATGTCCATCGATATGGGTGGACCGTTTAACAAGGCGGCTTATACGTTTGCTATCGGTGTATTTACATCCAGCGGCAATACGGATGGTGCTTGGATGGCAGCTGTTATGGCAGGTGGTATGGTACCGCCGCTGGCGATTGCACTCGCTACAACGTTCTTCAAATCCAAATTCACGGAGCAAGAACGCAAATCAGGTTTGACGAATTACGTGCTCGGATTCTCCTTCATCACAGAAGGCGCCATTCCATTTGCTGCGGCTGACCCGCTGCGTGTCCTGACATCTTGTATTCTCGGTTCAGCTGTTGCAGGTGGACTGACTCAACTGTGGAGCATTAACGTACCTGCTCCGCATGGCGGAATCTTCGTTGCGGCACTGGCGAATCACGCATTGCTCTTCCTGCTTGCTGTAGCAATCGGTGCAGTAATCTCCGGTCTGATCCTCGGACTGTGGAAGAAATCGCCGACCGTTGTGAAATAA
- a CDS encoding collagen-like protein, translating into MTGVTGAPGAPGATGLTGETGVTGATGATGFTGATGLTGVTGATGVTGTGTTGATGATGLTGVTGATGVTGTGTTGATGATGLTGVTGATGVTGTGTTGATGATGLTGVTGATGVTGTGTTGATGATGLTGVTGATGVTGTGTTGATGATGLTGVTGATGVTGTGTTGATGATGLTGVTGATGVTGTGTTGATGATGLTGATGATGTTGTGTTGATGATGLTGATGATGTTGTGTTGATGATGLTGAIGATGTTGTGTTGATGATGLTGVTGATGTTGTGTTGATGATGLTGVTGATGTTGTGTTGATGATGLTGATGATGTTGTGTTGATGATGLTGVTGATGATGTGATGATGVTGFTGETGATGIGVTGATGAAGATGLTGVTGATGATGTGTTGATGATGATGSMGVTGVTGATGLTGETGVTGATGVGVTGTMGTTGTTGFTGVTGATGATGTGITGATGSTGLTGATGATGIGVTGTTGATGTTGFTGVTGVTGATGTGTTGVTGATGLTGVTGTTGATGIGVTGATGAAGATGLTGVTGATGATGTGTTGATGATGATGSMGVTGVTGATGLTGETGVTGATGVGVTGTTGTTGTTGFTGVTGATGATGTGITGATGSTGLTGATGATGIGVTGTTGATGTTGFTGVAGATGATGTGVTGATGATGLTGVTGATGATGTGTTGATGATGLTGVTGATGATGTGVTGVTGATGSTGVTGVTGATGATGSTGVTGATGATGTGETGTTGATGATGTTGVTGSTGATGATGASGPNLAAQGFSAFLANLSTATSTQLTNWSTASPYYGNANFNATTGNYTAPNTGTYSIVATINFSTTAAIAISLGAGVNPAFLVQRTSPTTTTLVNGLLPILNISVTLLTLRAVLGSGAVTLAAQVTLNAGDVIGLFYAANGLTITLNLGIGTTNGIVWSVHELT; encoded by the coding sequence GTGACTGGCGTGACAGGAGCACCGGGAGCCCCTGGTGCGACGGGTCTTACTGGTGAAACAGGTGTTACAGGCGCAACCGGAGCCACGGGGTTTACTGGAGCAACGGGTCTTACTGGAGTAACGGGTGCGACAGGTGTAACCGGAACAGGAACGACAGGAGCAACCGGAGCAACGGGTCTTACTGGAGTAACGGGTGCGACAGGTGTAACCGGAACAGGAACGACAGGAGCAACCGGAGCAACGGGTCTTACTGGAGTAACGGGTGCGACAGGTGTAACCGGAACAGGAACGACAGGAGCTACCGGAGCAACGGGTCTTACTGGAGTAACGGGTGCGACAGGTGTAACCGGAACAGGAACGACAGGAGCTACCGGAGCAACGGGTCTTACTGGAGTAACGGGTGCGACAGGTGTAACCGGAACAGGAACGACAGGAGCTACCGGAGCAACGGGTCTTACTGGAGTAACGGGTGCGACAGGTGTAACCGGAACAGGAACGACAGGAGCTACCGGAGCAACGGGTCTTACTGGAGTAACGGGTGCGACAGGTGTAACCGGAACAGGAACGACAGGAGCTACGGGAGCCACGGGTCTTACTGGTGCAACAGGTGCGACAGGTACCACCGGAACGGGAACAACCGGAGCTACGGGAGCCACGGGTCTTACTGGTGCAACAGGTGCGACAGGTACCACCGGAACGGGAACAACCGGAGCTACGGGAGCCACGGGTCTTACTGGTGCAATAGGTGCGACAGGTACCACCGGAACGGGAACAACCGGAGCTACGGGAGCAACGGGTCTTACTGGGGTAACGGGTGCGACAGGTACCACCGGAACGGGAACAACCGGAGCTACGGGAGCAACGGGTCTTACTGGGGTAACGGGTGCGACAGGTACCACCGGAACGGGAACAACCGGAGCTACGGGAGCCACGGGTCTTACTGGTGCAACAGGTGCGACAGGTACCACCGGAACGGGAACAACCGGAGCTACGGGAGCAACGGGTCTTACTGGGGTAACGGGTGCGACAGGCGCAACCGGAACCGGGGCTACAGGAGCAACTGGTGTAACAGGATTTACTGGTGAAACCGGCGCAACCGGAATAGGAGTTACCGGGGCTACAGGCGCCGCAGGAGCAACGGGTTTAACTGGGGTAACAGGAGCGACAGGAGCCACCGGGACGGGGACAACAGGCGCCACTGGAGCCACCGGCGCGACAGGATCTATGGGTGTAACTGGCGTGACCGGAGCAACGGGTCTTACCGGTGAAACAGGTGTTACAGGCGCAACCGGAGTAGGAGTCACCGGAACCATGGGAACCACAGGTACAACAGGGTTTACTGGAGTAACGGGTGCGACAGGAGCCACCGGAACAGGAATAACTGGAGCTACTGGCTCCACGGGTCTTACTGGTGCAACAGGTGCAACCGGTATAGGAGTCACCGGAACCACGGGAGCCACAGGTACAACAGGGTTTACTGGAGTAACGGGTGTGACAGGCGCCACCGGCACGGGAACAACTGGAGTTACGGGAGCCACGGGTCTTACTGGGGTCACAGGTACGACAGGCGCAACCGGAATAGGAGTTACCGGGGCTACAGGCGCCGCAGGAGCGACGGGTTTAACTGGGGTAACAGGAGCGACAGGAGCCACCGGGACGGGGACAACAGGCGCCACTGGAGCCACCGGCGCGACAGGATCTATGGGTGTAACTGGCGTGACAGGAGCAACGGGTCTTACCGGTGAAACAGGTGTTACAGGCGCAACCGGAGTAGGAGTCACCGGAACCACGGGAACCACAGGTACAACAGGGTTTACTGGAGTAACGGGTGCGACAGGAGCCACCGGAACAGGAATAACTGGAGCTACTGGCTCCACGGGTCTTACTGGTGCAACAGGTGCAACCGGTATAGGAGTCACCGGAACCACGGGAGCCACAGGTACAACAGGGTTTACTGGAGTAGCGGGTGCGACAGGAGCCACCGGAACAGGAGTAACGGGAGCCACTGGTGCAACCGGTCTTACAGGGGTAACGGGTGCGACAGGAGCCACCGGAACGGGAACAACAGGAGCTACTGGAGCAACGGGTCTTACTGGGGTAACGGGTGCGACAGGCGCAACCGGGACGGGGGTTACTGGAGTCACCGGCGCGACGGGTTCAACGGGTGTAACTGGTGTGACAGGAGCCACAGGTGCGACGGGTTCAACGGGTGTAACGGGTGCGACAGGAGCCACCGGAACGGGAGAAACGGGAACAACAGGTGCAACTGGGGCTACCGGGACTACTGGAGTTACTGGATCCACGGGAGCCACAGGGGCTACTGGTGCATCAGGACCCAATCTAGCTGCACAAGGATTTTCTGCATTTTTGGCTAACCTATCGACAGCAACCAGCACTCAGTTAACCAACTGGAGCACAGCAAGTCCTTACTATGGCAATGCAAATTTTAATGCAACTACAGGCAATTACACGGCGCCCAATACTGGAACCTACTCGATTGTGGCAACAATCAATTTTTCTACAACTGCCGCGATAGCTATCTCATTGGGAGCTGGGGTCAATCCAGCCTTTCTGGTGCAAAGAACATCCCCCACTACCACTACTTTGGTCAATGGACTATTGCCGATCCTGAATATCAGTGTGACGCTACTCACTTTGCGGGCAGTACTGGGTAGTGGAGCCGTAACCCTAGCGGCGCAGGTTACGCTGAACGCAGGCGATGTGATCGGGTTGTTTTACGCCGCGAATGGATTAACGATTACTCTGAACTTGGGGATTGGAACAACGAACGGTATTGTATGGTCAGTACACGAATTGACATGA